The proteins below are encoded in one region of Scophthalmus maximus strain ysfricsl-2021 chromosome 4, ASM2237912v1, whole genome shotgun sequence:
- the usp8 gene encoding ubiquitin carboxyl-terminal hydrolase 8 — protein MPAVSTGVKELYLSSSLGDLNKKAEIRPDKTSTRSYVQSACKIFKAAEEFRLDRDEEKAYVLYMKYLTVYEIIKKRPDFKEQPDYFMTILGPNSFKKAIVEAEKLSDSLKLRYEEVEVRKKLEEKDRQEEKKRREEITEKDGGRVSPKVSSTTNMKDSKKVKGEQNELKTATTKAASPAGGITAEKLFHMMKDQTITIIVMDARSHRSFEESHIQVPAQTCISVPEEAISPGITVNQIEIKLPEVSKEQWKRRGVVDYIVLLDWFSSVTDLALGTTLQSLKDAVFKWDSITILRSEPLVLEGGYENWLLFYPMYTTNAKVRPPRQNIISTLPQLNFSYPSLIEPRPPTPTQQEPEVTPKPQETLDPVLANGVTPADPPTSETSMVTDSLQEDTVDLPVKVSTSSALDLSKKGSAAAPSSQSPATAKAFPQFDRAKKPSIRVSDEPKPSQNGSAKDSNPFVPDRTAKPSFVPNTSLSKEEQSRIHSEAVAGIEKAKQEQEKRIQERREKEQKEKELKERQTGEESEKRKKEDEELKHQDKKKLERQKAEEVEDKENRPSEEKRRRGKEQSSDAPSKSMSLDSPAPNPNHIVSEIKREPLTRARSEEMGRSVPGLPDGWMKFLDTVTGTYRYYHSPTNRVHLYPPEVPVPQTPPSTPPTVKQKPSRPAEPDANCEQEREQSKLKRSYSSPDISQDLREEAQKKAAAPTTAAVIPTINRETKPANAKVYSKVENVRPSAAKIRNLNPTFGGLGQSLTGLRNLGNTCYMNSILQCLCNTPAMAEYFNNNCYMADINRYNILGHKGEVAEEFGVIMKALWAGLYKFISPRDFKVTIGKINEQFAGYDQQDSQELLLFLMDGLHEDLNKADNRKRYKEEENDHLDDPMAADLAWSKHKLLNESIIVALFQGQFKSTVQCLTCHRKSRTFETFMYLSLPLASTSKCSLQDCLRLFSKEEKLTDNNKVFCRHCKAHRDSTKKLEIWKVPPILLVHLKRFSYEGRWKQKLQTTVDFPLDSLDLAQYVIGPKQNQKRYGLYGVSNHYGGLDGGHYTAYCKNALKQRWYKFDDHEVSEISTSSVKSSAAYILFYSTL, from the exons ATGCCTGCTGTGTCGACCGGGGTCAAGGAGCTGTatctgtcctcgtctctggGAGACCTGAACAAGAAGGCTGAGATCAGGCCAGACAAGACGAGCACCAGGAG CTATGTTCAGAGCGCCTGCAAAATCTTCAAGGCGGCAGAGGAGTTCCGTCTGGACAGAGATGAGGAGAAAGCTTACGTGCTCTACATGAAGTATTTAACAGTGTATGAAATAATCAAGAAAAGACCAGACTTCAAGGAGCAACCG GACTATTTCATGACCATCCTCGGGCCAAACAGCTTCAAGAAAGCCATCGTAGAAGCGGAGAAGCTTTCTGATAGCCTTAAACTCAG GTATGAGGAGGTTGAGGTTCGTAAAAAACTTgaggagaaggacagacaagaggaaaagaaaagacgggaggaaataacagaaaaagatGGCGGTCGAGTCTCTCCAAAAGTATCATCAACAACCAACATGAAGGACAGCAAAAAG GTAAAAGGAGAGCAGAATGAACTGAAGACTGCAACCACAAAGG CTGCGTCACCAGCTGGTGGTATCACAGCTGAGAAACTTTTCCACATGATGAAGGACCAGACGATTACAATAATAGTCATGGACGCCCGCAGCCACCGGAGCTTTGAGGAGTCCCACATTCAGGTGCCAGCCCAGACCTGCATCAGCGTGCCCGAGGAGGCCATCAGCCCAGG AATCACTGTGAATCAGATCGAGATAAAGTTACCGGAGGTGTCCAAAGAGCAATGGAAGCGGCGGGGAGTTGTGGATTATATAGTCCTGCTGGATTGGTTCAGCTCTGTCACTGACCTTGCACTGGGCACCACCTTGCAGAGCCTCAAAGATGCAGTCTTTAAG TGGGACAGCATCACTATCCTGCGTAGTGAGCCGCTGGTGCTGGAGGGGGGCTACGAGAACTGGCTGCTGTTTTACCCCATGTACACAACCAACGCCAAAGTTCGGCCTCCTAGACAGAATATCATCAGCACCCTCCCCCAGT TGAACTTCAGCTACCCGTCCCTAATCGAACCAAGGCCTCCGACCCCGACTCAACAAGAGCCAGAAGTCACGCCCAAGCCTCAGGAAACCTTGGATCCCGTGCTGGCGAACGGGGTAACACCAGCGGACCCCCCCACATCTGAAACTTCCATGGTTACTGACAGTTTGCAAGAAGACACTGTCGATCTCCCCGTCAAAGTGTCCACAAGTTCTGCTCTGGACCTTAGTAAGAAGGGCTCTGCAGCAGCCCCATCCAGCCAGTCACCTGCAACAGCCAAGGCCTTTCCACAG TTTGACCGTGCCAAGAAACCCTCCATCCGTGTGTCAGATGAGCCTAAGCCTAGCCAGAATGGTTCAGCGAAGGACTCCAACCCGTTTGTCCCCGACCGCACAGCCAAGCCATCCTTCGTGCCCAACACGTCTTTGTCTAAGGAGGAACAAAGTCGGATACACTCGGAGGCAGTGGCGGGGATCGAAAAGGCTAAGCAAGAGCAGGAGAAACGAATCCAGGAGAGGCGGGAGAaggaacagaaagagaaggagctgAAAGAAAGGCaaacaggagaggaaagtgagaagagaaagaaggaagatgAGGAGTTAAAACATCAGGACAAGAAGAAACTGGAAAGGCAGAAGGCAGAAGAAGTGGAAGACAAAGAGAACAGGCCGTcggaggagaaaaggaggaggggaaaggagcAAAGCTCTGACGCACCTTCCAAGAGTATGTCTCTGGATTCACCTgctcctaaccctaaccatattGTTAGTGAGATTAAG AGGGAGCCCCTGACTAGAGCCAGGAGCGAGGAGATGGGTCGGAGTGTACCAGGCCTTCCAGACGGTTGGATGAAG TTCCTCGACACAGTGACAGGCACGTACCGATACTACCACTCTCCGACCAACCGTGTGCACCTGTACCCTCCCGAGGTCCCTGTTCCACAGACCCCACCCTCCACTCCGCCGACTGTTAAACAGAAACCGTCGCGACCAGCTGAACCGGATGCCAACTGCGAACAAGAGCGCGAGCAGTCTAAACTGAAGCGCTCCTACTCCTCCCCTGACATCAGCCAGGACCTCAGAGAGGAGGCCCAGAAGAAGGCCGCCGCCCCGACCACGGCTGCGGTCATACCCACCATCAACAGAGAAACCAA ACCCGCCAATGCCAAAGTCTATTCTAAAGTGGAGAATGTGCGGCCCTCTGCCGCCAAAATTCGCAACCTGAATCCCACATTTGGAGGTCTGGGGCAATCACTGACTGGCCTTCGTAACCTTGGAAACACATGCTACATGAACTCCATCTTGCAGTGTCTGTGTAACACACCGGCAATGGCGGAGTACTTCAACAACAATTGCTACATGGCGGACATCAACAG GTACAACATCCTGGGTCACAAAGGGGAGGTGGCGGAGGAGTTTGGTGTGATCATGAAGGCCCTGTGGGCCGGTTTGTACAAGTTCATCAGTCCGCGGGACTTCAAGGTCACCATAGGCAAGATCAACGAGCAGTTCGCCGGCTACGACCAGCAAGACTCCCAGGAGCTGTTGCTGTTCCTCATGGATGGGCTCCACGAGGACCTCAACAAG GCAGACAACAGGAAGCGCTACAAGGAAGAGGAGAACGACCACCTGGATGACCCGATGGCAGCCGACCTGGCCTGGAGCAAACACAAGCTGCTGAACGAGTCCATCATCGTCGCACTGTTCCAGGGCCAATTCAAGTCCACCGTGCAGTGTCTGACCTGCCATCGCAAGTCACGGACATTTGAGACCTTTATGTACCTGTCGCTGCCTCTGGCCTCCACCAGCAAGTGCTCCCTGCAG GATTGTCTGAGGCTGTTCTCAAAGGAAGAGAAGCTGACCGACAACAACAAAGTGTTCTGCAGACACTGCAAGGCCCACAGAGATTCCACCAAGAAACTGGAGATCTGGAAAGTCCCGCCCATTCTCCTGGTGCACTTAAAACG aTTCTCCTACGAGGGTAGATGGAAGCAGAAGCTGCAGACGACTGTTGACTTTCCTCTCGACAGTCTGGACCTCGCCCAGTATGTCATTGGACCTAAACAGAACCAGAAGAGATACGGCCTCTATGGAGTGTCT AACCACTACGGGGGTTTAGATGGCGGCCATTACACAGCGTACTGTAAGAACGCCCTCAAACAGCGCTGGTACAAGTTTGACGACCACGAGGTGTCCGaaatctccacctcctctgtcaAGTCGTCCGCAGCCTACATCCTGTTTTACTCCACCCTGTGA
- the LOC118302274 gene encoding uncharacterized protein LOC118302274: MKAKALSVKECTWMSEECHPVDELAGDAGRDGLCLPNIFKSKRVKPLTRKHSGPTHHIYHTARELLLELLDRGAVRQLIRRAAGPKAGANRAASYGPGREQSADVSEEEYTEALTWFSVVLQSGLSAGDGCSLGSELTLNLDGWQAVLKRNSFQDKLLSLTRLEDGDKLEALSALCGHLTRRCQALYTPGQNLAVKKYRLSYQEAPCPLHAALLCDLSSGFVCNVHLYCPEQLQRQSRKPVVGQVVEHLLRPFCGHRHLVQLDRSAWMEGRVTDIFSGFGVKVNFVPTVKRPVTDPTVTDPASQLVAHLQGWTGPALLPQSDPKGSAGGDVFLPGLWATLHTVCINTFVLHSLQSRGSGRRVQLREFTRTLASQLAKDASVTVPVLPQLNSNSHHETSVANLPEQRTHTEIEKARGNAPGVCGLDNSGNSCYLNAVLQCLCSTVPLVEHLLSQDTRRELARCKCRVADVFVRLLEEMWTGRSSSCAPVEARSVLCSVLPQFNNYSQQDAQELLLFFLNALHDNLKKVAKRQTRSPNGRPRRDHRRNCDAAAGRSTIVSRLFEGQLSYVTLCVHCDLQTHSTQSFTVLSLAIPTDVIKCSMQECLSLFFEQTVLTGGERMLCSVCGLRRETAVLTRLDKPPEILILHLKRFGCKGKNQVKLRTNVVFPMKLDLSPFLSSSVQNTSHSSYHLYAVVNHAGHLNMGHYTALCHNALTRTWHCFDDSAVREVQDGLVQSPNAYLLFYSRKPFQKPGIHGL, from the exons ATGAAGGCGAAGGCTTTGTCGGTGAAGGAGTGCACCTGGATGTCAGAGGAGTGCCACCCAGTGGACGAGCTGGCCGGAGACGCCGGCAGGGACGGACTTTGTCTACCAAATATCTTCAAGAGCAAGAGAGTGAAGCCGCTCACCAGGAAGCACAGCGGCCCCACCCACCACATTTACCACACCGCCAGGGAgctcctgctggagctgctggacagAGGAGCAGTGCGGCAGCTGATCAGGAGAGCCGCTGGCCCGAAGGCAGGAGCCAATCGCGCAGCATCATACGGCCCGGGCAGGGAGCAGAGCGCAGACGTCTCCGAGGAGGAGTACACCGAGGCGTTGACCTGGTTCTCTGTTGTCCTGCAGAGCGGCCTGTCAGCGGGCGACGGCTGCAGCCTCGGCTCCGAGCTGACCCTGAACCTGGACGGGTGGCAGGCTGTGCTGAAGAGAAACAGCTTCCAGGACAAACTCCTGTCACTCACCAGACTGGAGGACGGAGACAAGTTGGAAGCTCTCTCCGCCCTCTGTGGCCACCTAACCAGGCGCTGCCAGGCCCTGTACACGCCCGGTCAGAACCTGGCCGTGAAGAAGTACCGGCTCTCCTACCAGGAGGCTCCCTGCCCTCTCCACGCCGCCCTCCTCTGTGACCTGAGCTCGGGGTTCGTCTGCAACGTGCACCTGTACTGCCCAGAGCAGCTCCAGAGGCAGAGTAGGAAGCCTGTCGTGGGGCAGGTGGTCGAACACCTGCTGAGGCCTTTCTGCGGCCACAGGCACCTGGTTCAGCTGGACCGCTCCGCCTGGATGGAGGGCAGGGTCACGGACATCTTCTCCGGCTTCGGGGTCAAGGTCAACTTCGTTCCCACCGTTAAAAGGCCGGTCACGGACCCAACAGTCACCGACCCCGCGTCTCAACTCGTGGCCCACCTGCAGGGTTGGACCGGACCCGCCCTGCTTCCCCAGTCGGACCCCAAAGGATCGGCGGGGGGGGACGTGTTCCTGCCGGGCCTCTGGGCAACGCTGCACACGGTCTGCATCAACACGTTTGTGCTCCACTCTCTGCAGAGCCGGGGCTCCGGCAGGCGGGTGCAGCTGAGAGAGTTCACCAGGACCCTGGCCTCTCAGCTGGCCAAGGACGCCAGCGTCACCGTGCCCGTTTTGCCTCAACTAAACAGCAACTCACACCACGAGACGAGCGTCGCAAATCTCCCTGAGCAAAG gacacacacagaaattgaGAAAGCGAGGGGGAACGCGCCCGGTGTGTGTGGTTTGGACAACTCCGGAAACTCCTGCTACTTAAACGCTGTGCTCCAGTGTCTGTGCTCCACCGTGCCCCTGGTGGAGCACCTTCTCAGTCAGGACACCCGCAGAGAGCTGGCAAG GTGTAAGTGCCGCGTGGCCGACGTGTTTGTccggctgctggaggagatgtGGACGGGAAGGAGCTCCAGTTGTGCCCCCGTGGAGGCCCGATCGGTGCTGTGCTCCGTCCTCCCCCAGTTCAACAACTACTCCCAGCAGGACGCCCAGGAactcctgctcttcttcctcaacGCACTGCATGACAACCTCAAGAAG GTGGCGAAGCGCCAGACGCGCTCCCCCAACGGGCGGCCGAGACGAGACCACAGGAGAAACTGTGACGCCGCGGCAGGACGCTCCACCATCGTCTCGCGTCTGTTCGAGGGCCAGCTGAGTTACGTGACCCTCTGCGTGCACTGCGACCTCcagacacacagcacacagtCCTTCACCGTACTGTCCCTCGCCATTCCAACAGACGTCATCAAGTGCTCCATGCAG GAGTGCCTGTCGCTGTTCTTCGAGCAGACGGTCCTGACCGGGGGAGAGAGGATGCTGTGCTCGGTGTGCgggctgaggagagagacggcGGTCCTGACTCGTTTGGACAAGCCGCCCGAGATCCTAATTCTGCACCTGAAACG GTTCGGTTGTAAGGGGAAGAACCAGGTGAAGTTGAGGACCAACGTCGTTTTCCCCATGAAGCTCGACCTCTCTCCGTTTCTGTCCAGCTCCGTACAGAACACCTCACACTCTTCATACCACCTCTACGCTGTCGTG AACCACGCAGGTCACCTGAACATGGGTCACTACACGGCTCTGTGCCACAACGCCCTGACCCGGACGTGGCATTGTTTTGACGACTCTGCGGTCAGAGAGGTGCAGGACGGCCTGGTGCAGTCTCCAAACGCCTACCTGCTGTTCTACAGCCGCAAGCCTTTCCAAAAGCCAGGGATCCACGGACTCTGA